The DNA segment CTAAATTTGGGTTAACTCTACACGTACCTTTATTTTATAATGATTCGATAAAATACCTAAGGAGACTAATAAAATTCTATAAATTTAATCCTTATACTGGTAAAGGGTTTTACACTAGGTTTCTATACAATGAATTATATTCTAAGCCAAAATATAGGAGGCTACTTAAGAAGTATAAACCAAGTTTCATAGCAGCAGTTAGTGAAGGACCTTTAAAAGAAAGCGGAATTAAAGGGGAAATTCTTTATCCTGGCAACGCTTTCGACCCCGAGCTCCTTAAATATAGGAACAGAGGCAAAGAGGACTATATAGTTTTTTGGAGTAGATTAAATCAAGATAAAGGAATTCATGAGATACCGGACATATTAAAAAGAACTCAAGTAAAATTGCCTAGAAAGCTAAAACTAGTTCTCATGGGAAGATTCTTTGATAAGTATAATGAGAAACTATTTTGGAAAAAGGTCAAGAAATATGGATTAAACGTTGAATATCTAGGTTTTGTACCAAGGGAAAAACTATATGATGTTGTTTCTAGGGCTAAGCTCTTCATTTATCCTACTCACGTTGACGGATTTTCTTTAGTAGTCTTAGAAGCACTAGCGTTAGGCACCCCCGTAGTTGCCTATGGGATACCAGCAATAAGGAGCGTGTATAGTGGACTAAAGGCTGTCAAAATAGTTGAGGAGTTTGACCAAGAAGAGATGAGTAAGAAGGCGTATGAAATTCTTTCTTTAAATGAGAAGCAGATT comes from the Acidianus infernus genome and includes:
- a CDS encoding glycosyltransferase; translated protein: MKLGIVYNNFLAPRFAGGGAQHAYEVVKRLAKYFNIVYYPSSPVFIWDKEVLIDKVKEIEREGIKVAPEFYSILDEQNKFKAAGIKKFILADKIAKEVSKRYTVDVDFLYEPDHTSFDIFYLGKETKFGLTLHVPLFYNDSIKYLRRLIKFYKFNPYTGKGFYTRFLYNELYSKPKYRRLLKKYKPSFIAAVSEGPLKESGIKGEILYPGNAFDPELLKYRNRGKEDYIVFWSRLNQDKGIHEIPDILKRTQVKLPRKLKLVLMGRFFDKYNEKLFWKKVKKYGLNVEYLGFVPREKLYDVVSRAKLFIYPTHVDGFSLVVLEALALGTPVVAYGIPAIRSVYSGLKAVKIVEEFDQEEMSKKAYEILSLNEKQIEEIMNESKLLDFLRLHSSWDNVANSVRNLILKYAN